GCAGcttcttttccttttgattCCCCACATACACAAAGCCAGTAAAACACTCAGGATGTTGCACAATGCAACAGCTCCGCTCAAGACATGCACAGAGACAACAGAGTTCACCTGATCTGTAAATACATACACCAGAGAACATGAGCAAGCCTTCAACTCTATAACACGGTTAAAGGGAGAATAATGTTCTCCTAAATCTAAATGAATTGTAAAAAGTCACATAACAGTCCAATAACAACATTGTATTGTTGAAATGCATCCTCCCTTATGTCCCACACATAATTCTTAGCAATATTATCAAGTTATTACTTGGTGATTGCTatagaaataagatggtattgCCAGGATTTGACTATCTCAATACTTTGACCTTGTTACACAGTGAAGTCTTACCAGACAAACCTTTAAAGTCCAAATTGCTCCCGTTTCCAAACTCTACGTGTCCACATGAGGCGACAGCACAGTAGTGGGTGTCCGTATGAGACAGATTCAGACTCTTCATTGGCAGTTTGtagacacaggtgtgtgtttgtgtgcggaGGTTCCGCTCACACCGATCACTGTTGTTTTCACAAGAGTAAATGAGTCCGAGGTGAGCTTCTTCAGAGTTGAACCAGTAAACGCTGTGTTGTCCATCGCTGGGTCCTTTGTGAACTGGACAGCTGAGAGTCACAGGCGACTGACGGACCAGAGCTTGGGCATTCGACCCTGAACCGTCCACATTCACAATGATGCCGTCCGCAAACTGTATTGTTGCCGTGAAGCTGCTTGCGCAGTAGTAAGTTGCTGAATCTGACACACGTACATCTGCGATTGTCATGTGAAATTTCGTATTGCCAGTTTCCACTGTGAAACGTGGACTCTTCTCAAACTCATTATGCAAAATGTTATTTCCGTGGTATTTGTAGTAGGTGCACATGAGCCTCGGCTCCTGTCCCGGGGGCTGTTTATACCAGTAAAACCTCGTTATCAATGAGTGGTGAAGGACACACTCCACAGTTATAGTTTCACCAACACGAGTTGATATCAAATGTCTCTCCTGATGTATAGATGGAGACATATTGGTCATTCCAGCTAAGAAAGAGACAAATGGAAATAATGTAACGATTGTTCGTACCACACTGAAACATCAACTCGTCAGTCTTCACCAATATATGATCTTTATGCGATAGGAATCAGGACAATAACGTTGCgagaagacacaaaaacacaactcacCAATTTCCCCCCAAATCAGGTAGAGGACAAGGAGTGCAGGTTTTGTCATCTTCATGTTTCTATGGTTGAGTGCAGAGCCGAGCCTTCACACTATCCTCATTTCAGAGGCTACGCTGCGTTTGATTGTCTTCTCAGAAATTGGCCTAAATTCAGTAGGAAACAAGTTGACATTGACAACATGTGAGGTAGTTTCTTCCTTTGACAGGAAGTGTATGCCTCATCACTTTTAGCAACAATCGTAATATATAGCTTTGAAAAAGTACACATATGAGTTTATTTCACTGCTGCTGAGGCTGAGGCACCATTTGGaaatgatgtcaaattataTAGCGACAGAGTGGACTTCACTATTTCACTTTTCTCCTAATTCTCCTGGTTTATGAATAGAAAGGCTCTCGGCAGCTTTGAGAGacgtttttttaaaggaaactcATTGTGACTTGATGTCACTGTGCACCACTTTTCAGCACAaagagcattttgtttttttttttatctaccaGGTTCTTATATTATAGAAAACATATCTACTGAGATTTCATTTGGTGTGAaccattaaccctttaacacccaaGCCTCAAATGTCcttctggactttt
The nucleotide sequence above comes from Solea senegalensis isolate Sse05_10M linkage group LG3, IFAPA_SoseM_1, whole genome shotgun sequence. Encoded proteins:
- the LOC122766383 gene encoding uncharacterized protein LOC122766383 isoform X1; amino-acid sequence: MKMTKPALLVLYLIWGEIAGMTNMSPSIHQERHLISTRVGETITVECVLHHSLITRFYWYKQPPGQEPRLMCTYYKYHGNNILHNEFEKSPRFTVETGNTKFHMTIADVRVSDSATYYCASSFTATIQFADGIIVNVDGSGSNAQALVRQSPVTLSCPVHKGPSDGQHSVYWFNSEEAHLGLIYSCENNSDRCERNLRTQTHTCVYKLPMKSLNLSHTDTHYCAVASCGHVEFGNGSNLDFKGLSDQVNSVVSVHVLSGAVALCNILSVLLALCMWGIKRKRSCICEGSAARFTGPFSGSAECYQNEDRLHDNVTQTEKKLNSGRRQKNNTWSQCVYFSVKQ
- the LOC122766383 gene encoding uncharacterized protein LOC122766383 isoform X2; the protein is MKMTKPALLVLYLIWGEIAGMTNMSPSIHQERHLISTRVGETITVECVLHHSLITRFYWYKQPPGQEPRLMCTYYKYHGNNILHNEFEKSPRFTVETGNTKFHMTIADVRVSDSATYYCASSFTATIQFADGIIVNVDGSGSNAQALVRQSPVTLSCPVHKGPSDGQHSVYWFNSEEAHLGLIYSCENNSDRCERNLRTQTHTCVYKLPMKSLNLSHTDTHYCAVASCGHVEFGNGSNLDFKDQVNSVVSVHVLSGAVALCNILSVLLALCMWGIKRKRSCICEGSAARFTGPFSGSAECYQNEDRLHDNVTQTEKKLNSGRRQKNNTWSQCVYFSVKQ